Proteins encoded in a region of the Gammaproteobacteria bacterium genome:
- a CDS encoding conserved membrane hypothetical protein (Evidence 4 : Unknown function but conserved in other organisms), translated as MFFLLPMILAGGAMAISGLRQRKNQNLAERLNADKDSSWLARMDERYQTLVERHLDPLLMVGKRSQQLKALSKGRERVLSSAEREANHALIFGVGALGLLSVGSLTGWPLMPLVLALGIFSTWPLIREAWRIAVHERRLSIMHLLLAYLAGLWLGGYYLIGVVGLIIGSLGQKIERLTQIVVRHGLTQLFGEQPTRVYVLCDGVELEIPFVDLKRGDILVLDAGQAVPIDGVIVGGVATFDQQRLTGESQPVDKGVGDSVLAGTLVIGGRVQVRVDQTGNETKAAQIAEMLNRTVDQQEVRIADKFRQLEWTRVPMLAGGAFGWLVGGPTMAVAIIGCNFLVSLIPLRLLTLMNGLQAGVERGILIKDGRALERLPEIDTVVFDKTGTLTLEQPEVIQIHAGAGATEAEVLRLAAAVEQRQTHPIARAILDAATVQGLAIPMADTTHYALGLGLMAQIEGRRIRLGSERFLAGNGLVLPETFTTAQVNAHDAGHALVFVAVEEEILGAIELAARVRPEADEVIRWLKGRGLQLYILSGDHEAPTARLAARLGMHGYFADTLPEQKADKIQALQAQGRRVCFIGDGINDAIALRQADASVSLRGATTVATDAAQVVLMDDHLSQLPLLWALAQGMQRNLDGNTRIATRFSLLAAGGVLLLPFKFWIVELGWFSQSINGIRKAVQPILPPVLSKPESEIPPDTGT; from the coding sequence ATGTTTTTTTTATTGCCCATGATACTCGCCGGTGGCGCGATGGCGATCTCCGGTCTTCGTCAACGCAAAAATCAAAATCTTGCAGAACGATTGAATGCAGATAAAGACAGCAGTTGGCTTGCCCGTATGGATGAACGTTATCAGACCTTGGTCGAACGTCATCTCGATCCGTTGCTGATGGTGGGTAAACGCAGCCAACAATTGAAGGCGTTGTCCAAGGGGCGCGAACGTGTCCTTTCTTCTGCGGAACGAGAGGCCAATCACGCCCTGATTTTTGGGGTAGGTGCCCTTGGCCTACTGTCCGTGGGGAGCCTGACGGGCTGGCCGCTGATGCCCTTGGTGCTTGCCCTCGGGATCTTCAGTACCTGGCCACTGATACGGGAAGCATGGCGCATCGCCGTACACGAACGGCGTTTGAGTATCATGCATCTGTTGCTGGCCTATCTCGCCGGGCTGTGGCTCGGGGGCTACTATTTGATCGGAGTCGTTGGTTTGATCATTGGTAGTTTGGGCCAGAAAATCGAGCGGCTTACCCAAATAGTTGTTCGCCATGGTCTGACCCAGCTGTTTGGCGAGCAGCCTACTCGGGTGTATGTACTCTGTGATGGCGTGGAGCTTGAGATCCCCTTTGTGGACCTCAAGCGCGGGGATATCCTGGTGCTGGATGCCGGACAGGCAGTACCGATCGACGGGGTGATCGTGGGCGGGGTGGCGACCTTCGATCAACAACGCCTGACCGGTGAATCTCAACCCGTGGACAAGGGGGTCGGCGATTCAGTTTTGGCCGGGACCTTGGTCATTGGCGGACGGGTACAGGTAAGAGTGGACCAAACCGGGAACGAGACCAAGGCCGCCCAGATCGCCGAGATGCTCAACCGCACGGTGGACCAACAGGAGGTCCGCATCGCCGATAAGTTCCGGCAATTAGAGTGGACCCGCGTGCCCATGTTGGCCGGTGGCGCATTCGGTTGGCTGGTGGGTGGACCAACGATGGCGGTCGCCATCATCGGTTGCAATTTCTTAGTCAGTCTGATTCCTCTACGGCTACTTACCTTGATGAATGGGCTTCAGGCCGGTGTGGAACGAGGGATCTTGATTAAGGATGGGCGTGCCCTGGAGCGCCTGCCAGAGATCGATACCGTAGTCTTCGACAAGACCGGGACCTTGACCCTGGAGCAGCCTGAAGTGATACAGATCCACGCTGGTGCCGGTGCTACCGAAGCCGAGGTGCTGCGCTTGGCCGCAGCGGTCGAACAACGGCAAACTCATCCCATCGCCCGGGCGATCCTGGATGCCGCCACGGTTCAGGGATTAGCGATACCGATGGCCGATACGACTCACTATGCGTTGGGGTTGGGGCTTATGGCACAGATCGAGGGCCGACGAATTCGCTTAGGCAGCGAGCGTTTCCTGGCAGGCAATGGCCTGGTATTGCCCGAGACCTTCACTACGGCTCAAGTCAATGCCCATGATGCGGGTCATGCGTTGGTGTTCGTGGCCGTCGAGGAGGAGATTTTGGGGGCGATCGAGCTGGCGGCCAGGGTCCGTCCAGAGGCCGATGAAGTCATCCGTTGGCTCAAAGGCCGAGGATTACAGCTCTATATTTTGTCGGGGGATCACGAAGCCCCGACCGCACGTCTCGCCGCCCGGCTAGGCATGCACGGCTATTTCGCCGATACCCTCCCGGAGCAGAAGGCGGACAAGATCCAAGCACTCCAGGCCCAGGGTCGGCGGGTATGCTTTATTGGGGATGGGATCAACGACGCCATTGCCCTCCGCCAAGCGGACGCCTCAGTCTCCTTGCGGGGGGCGACCACCGTGGCCACCGATGCTGCCCAAGTGGTGCTGATGGACGATCATTTGAGCCAGCTTCCACTATTGTGGGCGTTAGCCCAAGGCATGCAGCGCAACCTGGATGGCAATACCCGCATCGCCACGCGCTTTAGCCTGCTGGCCGCCGGCGGGGTCTTGCTGCTCCCCTTCAAGTTCTGGATCGTTGAACTGGGTTGGTTTTCACAGTCCATCAACGGTATCCGTAAGGCCGTCCAGCCCATTTTGCCGCCAGTCCTAAGCAAGCCCGAGTCCGAGATTCCCCCGGACACTGGCACCTAA
- a CDS encoding insertion element IS1 protein InsB, translating to MAIDRDTGEIVGVHIGDRSEKSARALWDSLPSVYRQCAVSYTDFWAAYAAIFPSKRHRVVGKDSGQTNHIERLNCTLRQRISRLVRKSLSFSKNIANHIGAIWYFIHHYNASLPIHQNG from the coding sequence TTGGCGATTGACCGCGATACCGGAGAAATTGTCGGCGTTCATATCGGCGATCGAAGTGAGAAATCCGCTCGTGCCTTATGGGATTCCCTGCCTTCGGTTTATCGTCAATGCGCAGTGAGTTACACGGATTTCTGGGCCGCATATGCGGCAATTTTTCCCTCTAAACGTCATCGCGTTGTCGGCAAGGACAGCGGACAAACCAATCATATCGAACGGTTGAATTGCACCTTGCGTCAACGCATTTCTCGATTAGTGAGGAAGTCTTTATCTTTTTCAAAGAACATTGCCAACCATATTGGGGCAATTTGGTATTTTATTCATCACTATAATGCTTCTCTCCCTATCCATCAAAATGGGTAA
- a CDS encoding HEPN domain-containing protein, which translates to MYQEKFKCFENVENLAGKSWEHAVAIDVLNTTNIKDCSIHCFHYQQMFELFFKYLLETKSEFGSYSKSHKLQRLLEEVIAHTTFKTDKNKYFMALQVITVCAEEYRYNFLIDCIGYKRSVNICDPLLDELLKFENS; encoded by the coding sequence ATGTATCAAGAAAAATTTAAATGCTTTGAAAATGTGGAAAACTTGGCTGGAAAATCATGGGAACATGCAGTTGCCATTGATGTTTTAAATACTACTAATATAAAAGATTGTTCAATTCATTGTTTTCATTATCAGCAAATGTTTGAATTATTTTTTAAGTATTTATTGGAAACAAAAAGTGAATTTGGTTCCTACAGCAAAAGCCATAAATTACAAAGACTACTGGAAGAAGTGATTGCTCATACAACATTTAAAACGGATAAGAATAAATATTTTATGGCATTACAAGTTATCACCGTATGCGCGGAAGAATATCGATATAATTTCTTAATTGATTGTATTGGATATAAACGAAGCGTAAATATCTGTGACCCTCTTTTAGATGAATTACTTAAATTTGAGAACAGCTAA
- a CDS encoding hypothetical protein (Evidence 5 : Unknown function), which yields MIHFESLQSTLAAQLAVSINQIHRSPVPVSPLAQNLLRIRNSVLLGPVNTN from the coding sequence TTGATACATTTTGAATCACTCCAAAGTACCCTGGCTGCACAACTCGCTGTTAGTATCAACCAAATACATCGCTCACCTGTTCCGGTTAGTCCACTCGCGCAAAATCTTCTTAGAATCCGTAATTCGGTATTGCTAGGGCCTGTTAACACTAATTGA
- the braE gene encoding High-affinity branched-chain amino acid transport system permease protein BraE yields MPIINGFFPAHLTHDRRFAWMAYAALGLVLAVLPFWVDAVAGRTWVRILDFTLLYVMLALGLNITVGFAGLLDLGYVAFYAVGAYFYAILASPQFGLHLPFWVLLPFGAGVSCIFGVLLGTPTLRLRGDYLAIVTLGFGEITRIFLNNLNAPYNLTNGPQGINKIDPIQIDGIALTQSIEWHGLTFSGAHIHYYLFLALTLLIIFIALRLQDSRIGRAWVAIREDEIAAVAMGINTRNIKLLAFAMGATFGGLCGGLFAAFQGFISPESFTLMESIMILCMVVLGGMGHIPGVILGAVLLTVMPELLRYVGPLQEWLFSKVWVDPADLRLLLFGLGLIVVMLFHPEGLWPSPLRARELAPENPDCNSSNI; encoded by the coding sequence ATGCCTATTATCAACGGATTTTTTCCCGCGCATCTTACCCATGATCGTCGTTTTGCATGGATGGCTTACGCTGCGCTAGGGTTGGTATTGGCTGTGTTGCCCTTTTGGGTGGACGCAGTGGCTGGACGTACCTGGGTACGGATTCTGGATTTCACCCTGTTGTACGTAATGCTCGCCTTGGGACTCAATATCACGGTGGGCTTTGCGGGACTACTTGATCTTGGTTATGTTGCCTTTTATGCCGTGGGTGCCTACTTTTACGCCATCCTTGCCTCACCCCAGTTTGGCCTACACCTGCCTTTCTGGGTTCTGCTTCCTTTCGGTGCGGGAGTCTCCTGTATCTTTGGCGTTTTGCTGGGAACCCCTACGCTACGGCTACGCGGTGATTATCTAGCTATCGTCACTCTTGGTTTCGGCGAAATTACTCGTATATTTCTCAATAATCTAAATGCTCCTTATAATCTCACCAATGGTCCTCAAGGTATCAACAAGATCGATCCGATTCAGATTGATGGTATTGCACTCACGCAATCCATTGAATGGCATGGCCTAACTTTTTCTGGCGCCCATATTCACTACTACCTGTTTCTCGCTTTAACGCTGTTGATTATTTTCATTGCCCTGCGCCTGCAAGATTCTCGCATCGGTCGGGCGTGGGTAGCAATTCGAGAGGACGAGATAGCGGCAGTGGCGATGGGAATTAATACTCGCAATATCAAGCTGCTTGCCTTTGCCATGGGTGCCACCTTTGGCGGTCTGTGTGGTGGGCTGTTCGCCGCCTTTCAAGGATTCATCAGCCCTGAATCATTTACACTCATGGAATCGATCATGATTCTTTGCATGGTGGTTCTCGGGGGCATGGGTCATATCCCAGGCGTCATTTTGGGTGCGGTACTCCTCACCGTGATGCCAGAATTATTGCGTTACGTTGGTCCACTTCAAGAGTGGTTATTTAGCAAAGTGTGGGTGGACCCTGCCGATCTGCGGCTGCTACTTTTTGGTTTGGGACTCATTGTGGTCATGCTATTCCATCCTGAAGGTCTATGGCCTTCTCCACTGCGAGCACGCGAGCTTGCTCCCGAGAACCCAGACTGCAATTCATCTAACATATAA
- a CDS encoding InsA N-terminal domain-containing protein has translation MYCPNCHSESVVKNGFNALGKQIHRCNECGRQFVLNPSKGPISDEKKELIDRLLLERIPLAGIARVVGVSESWLQNYVNEKYAQTPRRIIIKKKSKVKNHD, from the coding sequence ATGTATTGCCCAAATTGTCATTCTGAATCTGTTGTGAAAAATGGTTTTAATGCTCTTGGAAAACAAATCCATAGATGTAATGAATGTGGGAGACAATTTGTGTTAAACCCCAGTAAAGGACCAATCTCTGATGAAAAAAAGGAGTTGATTGATCGTTTGTTGCTAGAGCGTATCCCCTTAGCAGGAATTGCACGAGTGGTGGGTGTCTCCGAATCTTGGTTACAGAATTATGTCAATGAAAAATATGCGCAAACGCCGCGCAGAATAATTATTAAGAAAAAATCGAAAGTGAAGAATCACGATTGA
- a CDS encoding conserved hypothetical protein (Evidence 4 : Unknown function but conserved in other organisms) encodes MKTSFLAVPLFILIILPLTSYSTESAPPAPVLTESGENIETTIPSPEKLPEPEVTIVGHGEERIEEYRMGGHLYMIKVTPRIGPSYYLVDTDGDGNFETRQASLEPNFFVPMWILFSW; translated from the coding sequence ATGAAAACCAGCTTCCTCGCCGTGCCATTATTTATCCTGATTATCCTTCCGTTGACTAGCTATTCAACGGAATCAGCGCCTCCCGCTCCCGTTTTAACCGAATCTGGGGAAAATATTGAAACAACTATTCCGTCACCGGAAAAATTACCAGAACCAGAAGTTACCATTGTAGGTCATGGCGAGGAGCGCATTGAGGAATATCGAATGGGGGGACACCTTTACATGATTAAGGTAACACCACGAATTGGACCATCTTATTACCTCGTTGATACCGACGGCGATGGGAATTTTGAAACTCGCCAGGCGAGTTTGGAACCCAATTTTTTTGTTCCCATGTGGATATTATTTAGTTGGTGA